TATTGAAGCGCAAGCAGGGATTCCTGGTTGGAAAAGGTGAGAACGTCTGGCACCAGGTTCATGTCCAGGATCTGAGCAACGTCTACTTGGCGCTGGGTGAGGCAGCCTCAGAGGGAGGTGGCAAGGCCACCTGGAATAATGAGGGTTACTATCTCGCTGAAAATGGGCCCTTTGTGTGGGGCGACATTCAGCGCGCAGTTACACAGTCTGCTTTTGATAAGAAGCTCATTGCTTCTCCTATTGTTGAGTCTCTCGATAGCGCTCAGATAACTAAGCTACTTTCTTTTGGAACTTATGCCTGGGGCTCTAACTCTCGAGGCAATTCAATCCGTGCGCGCAAGCTATTTGGCTGGACACCCCAGAAGCCGAAGCTGATTGATCTTATTCCTGAGATTGTTGAGGGTGAGGCTAAGGCTCTTGGCTTGCTGTGAGACTCGGGCCTTTTATTGGTTTCCGAGGCCCCATAATGTGAAAATGAAATGAATTTACTAAAGAACACTTTGCTCGGGACTCTCGAGTCTGAGGATATACATGGAAGTAGGTTGcattgtacggagtagtcaaGGGTTGCTTTAGTGTGTTCTACTTGTGCATTTATACAAAGCGTAAATGATGTCGACCAGCGGTGTTTGCATGTGATTATCATTTATGACCCTTCGAATTCTTCCATGATAATCTATCTCCACAATCAATAGCGAGAACAATGGGACTTCACAATCAATCATGTCGGTAAATGAGAGTGAAAAGGTGAATGCATCTTGGACACCTCAGGCATCAGTTAACATTTTGGGTCCAACAAAGCTTTGACCGTCAGCATCATCTATCTTCACCTTACACGCCTTTAGCTACTCCGCCGCCTATTTTCAACGAACGAACTTGCTGGTACGTTAGCTTTGCGCATCGTTCAACTTCTTTCTTTACTTCCCCTTATTCGCTACAGGCGCTGACTTTCATTGCTCCGGGCTCCTACAGAAATAACTGCATGAGTTGCAACCTTTCAGCGTCTCGTTCCACCGTCGTAACCCTTCGCGTCTAACCCGGCCACTCATCATGGCGCCTGGGTATGGGCATGGTGGCAAGCGGAAACGCATTGATCGCTCGTGGTCCGGCGAGTCAGGGAGTAATGACCTGCGGCCTTCACCCCATCGCCCTGGGACCCTCAACATAGCATATCACCCTACCAACCCCGGACACCAATCCCCCACTCCCCGAGAGCAAAATGACACGCGTGACAGATCTCGGCGACAATCGCATCGCAGCCGGGCTGGTTCCCGGCGCGGATCCCATGATGGTCAGAATTTTTCGAATTCGCAGCATCGAGAGCCGAACGCTATGTCTCCTCCCGCAATAACTCAGCCCAGGGAAGCTGTCGAACTCGCACCGTACAATGGCGACTCAACCACGTCGCGACCTACCCCTTCTCCCGCGCCAAATACCCTTGCTTCACAGCCTCAACCTAACCCGCCGTCTCGAGCTGGCTCAGAGACTATCACTCGCCAGCCCTCTCTCCCACCTCTACCTTATGACTACGAATATGTGACTGACGACGCTGTTGAGGAATGGACTTCAGCGGGCAAGCAAAATGTAGTCGAAGAAGGGACCGTGGCTCGCCTGCAACAGGACCTGGCTAGGCTTGCATCTGTATACCAGGAACTTATTCGCTCCGCGATCTACGGTCGACTTTCACCTTTGAATGCGGGTATTGCTGTCAAAGAAATCATCGGCGAAGAATCTGTGTCCCAGGATGTGGATATGGATAGCGACAGTGGAAAGTCCTCGACCCAAAGCGTCGACCCGCGCTCTTTGTTCCTCGATACGCTTTCTATCGTGACTGACGCCGATACCTCGAACGTGGCTCTTAAACCACTTGTTTTCGCGACAGGTATTGATCCATCTTTGATGCGCCTTCAGCTTGACACCCCGTTGTTGCAAGCCCTGGGCTTGGTTCGTGAAACCTTTGCGCGAATGGGAATTCGTAAGCAGACCAATCTGCTCTACCGACAGTCCAACTACAATCTTCTCCGGGAAGAATCCGAGGGATACTCAAAACTCGTCACCGAGCTTTTCACCACGAGCAACAACGAGCCGCCGTCGAGCGAAGTGGTTGAGGATACATTTGAAAGAGTCAAGGCTATGATTGGTGCATTTGACATGGATGTCGGCCGTGTGCTAGACGTCACGCTAGATGTGTTTGCTGCGGTCCTTGTTAAGCAATACCGTTTCTTCGTAAAGCTTCTGCGAGTTAGTTCCTGGTGGCCGAAGGAAGACATCCTCTGCACCCTAGAGCAAAGCCGTCGCCACTCCGGAATTCCGAATTGGGCACTCCCTGGATCAACTGGGTGGATCACAACCGACGAGGAGCGATCCACTACTATGCGCGCGAATGAGGAGCGCGATAGCCAATTCTGGGATCGAGTAAGGGAAATCGGACTTCAAGCCTTCTTCGAGATCGGCCGCAAACCCGTCtcagaggaagaaaagcaacGAAGTCTTTCGGAAAACAATGGTTTGtcatttgaagaagatgctaCACGATCATGGCTTGAAGAGACCGGCACTCTACCCCCGAAGGGCAACCGGGTTGCAGCACAGCTGCTTGGTTTCAAGTTACGATTCTATTCTTCTTCAGTTCGAACCAAAGCCGATGTTCTCCCTGATAATCTCATATACCTTGCCGCCCTGCTCATCAAAGTGGGCTTCATCTCCCTGCGCGACCTTTATGCTCACCTATGGCGATCTGACGACACCATGGAGATTTTAAAGACCGAAAAGATGACAGAGAAAGCTGAAAGAGTGAAGGCTGGCCGACCAGGTGGCGGAACTAACGCTTTGATGATGGCCGGCGCTTTGTCGGACGACACAATTCCTCCTTCCCGCCTGCGCGATGAGCCGCGAGTGGCGACTCCTGGGAAAGACCAAGAATCCGACAAAGGCACACCTAAAACAGAAAACGAGTTGCCGGACCCATCAGACCAGAAAGTGCTGCTCCTCAAGAGTCTTCTCGCTATTGGCGCCATTCCCGAATCTCTTTTCGTCATCAGCAAGTTCCCCTGGTTGATGGAAGCTTACCCTGAGCTGCCTGAGTTCATTCACCGCATACTCCATCACTCTATGAACAAGGTCTACATTCAGTTCCGACCATTGTCATCTACCAATGACTTCCCCGGAGCCCAATGCATGGTGACCTCCGATCAGAACAGTGCGAGGGGTCAGATTGGACTTACGCCCCCACCTGCGAGACGAGTTCTGCGATGGGCTCAGCTTGATAAAGAAGACACTAACGATGGCACCGACTATCGATTCTACTGGGATGACTGGGCTGATAACATCCCAATTTGTCAGTCTGTCGACGACGTTTTTGCTCTTTGCTCATCTTTCCTAAACCTCTCTGGTCACAAAATTGGGCAAGATGCGAGCCTATTGGCGAAGCTTGTACGAATTGGCAAAGGAAGCATGATCCAAGACGGATCCGAGGAGAACAGAATACGCTGGCGGGATCTTTGCAAGCGTCTTCTCCTACCCGCTGTCAGCCTAACAAAAGCAAACCCTGGTGTTGTCAATGAAGTTTTTGATCTCATCAGCTTCTTCCCTCGAGATGTGCGATACAACATGTACGCAGAGTGGTATTCAGGACAGACGTCCCGTCTGCCAGACATCAAGGAGGCCTTTGATCAGGCGAGGGCGGAGACCAAGGACACCCTCAAGCGACTCAGCAAGACAAACATCCGACCCATGGCCCGCGCTTTGGCCAAGATTGCTTACGCCAATCCCGGAATTGTCATCAATGTCGCCATGAGCCAAATTGAGTCGTATGAAAACCTCATCGAAGTTGTGGTTGAATGTGCACGCTACTTTACTTACCTTGCTTACGACATCCTATCCTGGTCTCTCATCAATTCCCTTGGCCAGAAAGGACGAAGTCGAGTCCAGGAAGGTGGACTGTTGACCAGTCGATGGTTGAACGCCCTCTCCACATTCGCCGGCCGAACTTACAAACGGTACTCGGTGATGGACCCTACTCCTGTCCTCCAGTACGTGGTGGAGCAACTGCGGCACAACAATTCGACCGATCTCATTGTGCTAGAGCAATTGATAAGCTCAATGGCCGGCATCATCTCCGACAATGACTTCAATGACGCCCAAATCCAGGCCATGGCCGGCGGTGATGTTCTTCAATCCCAGACCATCCTGCAACTACTGGACAAGCGTCATGAGTCAAAGACAACATCCAAACGGTTGCTCAAGTCGTTAACCCACACCAGACTCGCCGGTCAGCTCTTGGTGGCTATCGCCCAAGAAAGATTGACTTGTGTTTACAAGGAAACTTCCTCGGAGCTCAAATTGCTCGGCAACATCTTTGATGAGATCCACAGAATTCTCACCCAGTACCTCGACTTGCTTCGCAGCAATCTCTCGGTCGATGATTTCGATTCCTTTGTTCCGGACTTTCGATCACTCGTCATGGATTTTGGCATTCAGCCCGAAATCGCCTTCTGGATTCGGCGGCCCAGCATTGCTCGGAAAATCACTGATATTGAAGAGTCAAAACAAGAGATGGAACGTTCAGCCTCTGTCTCGAAGTCGAACGGCGAAAACAAGATGGACACTACtgaggacgaagaagcatcTCCGAAGTCCGAGGAGATTCCAGCTGACAGTGCCATGGATGTTGATAAAGATGAAACAGGAATGCCGGTTCCAATCGAGGGACCCGATGCCAGCCTTGTTCCTGCGGTCAATGCTGGGCCATTGGCCGCCAACCGCGTCATGCAAGAGTTAATTGATGATGTCAAAACCGCTCTTCCTGCCGAAACATGGGAGACTATTGGTGCACATTTCTATGCAACATTCTGGCAGCTGTCCCTTTATGATGTTCATATCCCGCAGAAATCTTATGAGGATGAAATCGACAGACTCAAGCGCCGAGTCGTCTCTATCAAAAGTGACCGATCTGATCTTAGCATGGCGGGCACAGCACGAAAGGAGCACCTGAAGCGCCAGCTTACTCAGTTACAGGAGCGCATTTTAGATGAGAATAAGAATCATCTGAAGGCCTATGGCCAAACACGCTCTCGGCtgcaaaaagagaaagacaaGTGGTTCGCCGGCATGCGCCTCAAGCATGACTCTCTCAACGTTGCCCTGTTGGAGCAATGTTTCATTCCTAGGCTTCTTTTGTCCCCTCTCGATGCATTTTTCTCCTTCAAGATGTTGAAGTTCCTGCACAACTCTGGGACCCCTAATTTCCGGACCGTTGGTCTCCTTGATCAGCTTTTCCGTGAGCAGAGACTCACTGCTCTCATATTCTTGTGCACATCTAAAGAAGCGGACAATCTTGGTCGTTTTTTGAATGAGATCTTGCGTGATCTTACTAGATGGCATGCCGACAAAGCAGTTTACGAGAAAGAGGCGTTCGGTGCCAAGAGAGATCTCCCTGGCTTCGCGAAAAACGTCGATCCCGAAGGCGTGCCGGTGATGTTTTTGGAATTTGAAGACTTCCGGCGTCTATTGTACAAATGGCACCGCTTATTTTCTAACGCGCTGAAGAGCTGTCTCGGCAGTGGCGAATATATGCACATTCGAAACGCAATCAGTGTGCTCAAGGCTGTTGTAAATCATTTCCCTGCTGTGAACTGGATCGGTCGCGACATCTTAAACTGCGTTGACCACCTAAGCAAGAACGACGAGCGAGACGATGTGAAAATTCCTGCCGCGTCTTTGATCGGTGACCTTAACCGGCGCGAGAAGAAGTGGATGCTGCCGCAGGCTTTCTATTTTGTGGCAGCTCAGCCTGGTTCTCAGGTCTCTGCCGACGCAGCTGGAAAGCCCGGGACCCCTCAATCTGCTACAACTTCCTTGAATGCCTCAGCCCCAGAGTTCAACCCCGCTGGATCCTCAGTGTAAGTGACCGCCTAGACCATCTCTACTTGCTCACAATGACTAACATTTCGACCATCAGCTCCGATGGTATTGCCAAGCAGGAACAGCCTAGCAAAGCTGAAGTTGAGGAtggtgaaattgaagatgcgAAAATGACCGATGTCGGTAGAGGGAAGGATGGTGAGGTTAAGCTGATCAGAACACCCTCTCAGGCTGGATCTACCACGCCTTCCGTGGTCACTGGGGATACCATCCAAGACGCTGCATCTGGTGAACAACCCCCTGTGCGATCTCGGCCACATTCTCGTGCCCCCACTTCGTCCCGCCAGCCTGATATTCCCAAAAGACCTGATATTCGCCAACAAGTCCATCCTCCTGTTCGTCCCCCACCGCGCCACAGCGATGGAAGACTGCCTCCGCGCCCCGAGGGATTGGATGATCGACGAGAAAGGCATCCTGATTTTGGACCCCGCGGCCGTCACGGTGGTCCTGATCATAACCGCTCCTTTGATGGTTCTCTGGGCGATGTTCGAGGACGTCTTAATGAGCATCTCAACGAACGTGATCGCGAATTCCCTATGAGACCTCTAGCTGATGATCTCATGCGTGGACAACCTCGTGATTCTCGTGTTGCTCGCGAGAATGGTTGGCCCATGGATAGGCCTGGCCGCATGCGCGGACCAGGGCCCAGTGATTCGTTCCATGGACGTGATCCCTCTGTGCGGGGAGAGCTGATGCCTGACCACATGGACCGCCCAGTTGATATTCCTCGACGTGGAGATCAGTCCAGACCAGAGAAAGATGATCGGAGGCCCTACCCGCCACGCCCTCTATCGCCGCCCAGACCTGCCGACCTGCCGAACCGTCCCGAACGATTCCCTCCACCCGATGATCGCCGACCTACCGGGTTTCCTCCGTCCTCCCGTATTGATGATCTCCCCAGGGGCCCTCGTACTGATCGACAAGCTGATCCGAGGGACACTGCACCAGGCCCTGATATGACTCATGGTCGACTTCGGCAGCTGGAACCTCCATCTGAGATTCCTGCTGGGCCTCGAAGACGCGGTGGACGTAACATTCCTGGACAAGCCCCTCCAATGCTCAGTTCAAGCAATGCTACCTTACCCGCTCCGGAACGCCAGGCACCCACGGGCCCTGCTCGACAAAATGAGCGTAGAGCACCCGAGCAACCTTCTCCTCCAACACAGCCCGCGGGTTCGACCAGTGCCCCGGGCGTTCACCCAGATCGTCTCAGGAATCTTGTCAATGAGCCTGCAGCCCCCGCTGCTGCTCCTTCAGGCCCTCGTGGACTAGGTCCACAACAACCCCCTCGAGGACCCTCGGCACAGTCTGCGCAGTCTGGACCGCCTACACAAGGCTTTGGTGGGGAGCGTGGCCGCGGTGATAAACGCTTCGCCGGCCTCAATAATATGCTTCAACAATCT
Above is a window of Penicillium digitatum chromosome 2, complete sequence DNA encoding:
- a CDS encoding THO complex component (Rlr1), putative; this encodes MAPGYGHGGKRKRIDRSWSGESGSNDLRPSPHRPGTLNIAYHPTNPGHQSPTPREQNDTRDRSRRQSHRSRAGSRRGSHDGQNFSNSQHREPNAMSPPAITQPREAVELAPYNGDSTTSRPTPSPAPNTLASQPQPNPPSRAGSETITRQPSLPPLPYDYEYVTDDAVEEWTSAGKQNVVEEGTVARLQQDLARLASVYQELIRSAIYGRLSPLNAGIAVKEIIGEESVSQDVDMDSDSGKSSTQSVDPRSLFLDTLSIVTDADTSNVALKPLVFATGIDPSLMRLQLDTPLLQALGLVRETFARMGIRKQTNLLYRQSNYNLLREESEGYSKLVTELFTTSNNEPPSSEVVEDTFERVKAMIGAFDMDVGRVLDVTLDVFAAVLVKQYRFFVKLLRVSSWWPKEDILCTLEQSRRHSGIPNWALPGSTGWITTDEERSTTMRANEERDSQFWDRVREIGLQAFFEIGRKPVSEEEKQRSLSENNGLSFEEDATRSWLEETGTLPPKGNRVAAQLLGFKLRFYSSSVRTKADVLPDNLIYLAALLIKVGFISLRDLYAHLWRSDDTMEILKTEKMTEKAERVKAGRPGGGTNALMMAGALSDDTIPPSRLRDEPRVATPGKDQESDKGTPKTENELPDPSDQKVLLLKSLLAIGAIPESLFVISKFPWLMEAYPELPEFIHRILHHSMNKVYIQFRPLSSTNDFPGAQCMVTSDQNSARGQIGLTPPPARRVLRWAQLDKEDTNDGTDYRFYWDDWADNIPICQSVDDVFALCSSFLNLSGHKIGQDASLLAKLVRIGKGSMIQDGSEENRIRWRDLCKRLLLPAVSLTKANPGVVNEVFDLISFFPRDVRYNMYAEWYSGQTSRLPDIKEAFDQARAETKDTLKRLSKTNIRPMARALAKIAYANPGIVINVAMSQIESYENLIEVVVECARYFTYLAYDILSWSLINSLGQKGRSRVQEGGLLTSRWLNALSTFAGRTYKRYSVMDPTPVLQYVVEQLRHNNSTDLIVLEQLISSMAGIISDNDFNDAQIQAMAGGDVLQSQTILQLLDKRHESKTTSKRLLKSLTHTRLAGQLLVAIAQERLTCVYKETSSELKLLGNIFDEIHRILTQYLDLLRSNLSVDDFDSFVPDFRSLVMDFGIQPEIAFWIRRPSIARKITDIEESKQEMERSASVSKSNGENKMDTTEDEEASPKSEEIPADSAMDVDKDETGMPVPIEGPDASLVPAVNAGPLAANRVMQELIDDVKTALPAETWETIGAHFYATFWQLSLYDVHIPQKSYEDEIDRLKRRVVSIKSDRSDLSMAGTARKEHLKRQLTQLQERILDENKNHLKAYGQTRSRLQKEKDKWFAGMRLKHDSLNVALLEQCFIPRLLLSPLDAFFSFKMLKFLHNSGTPNFRTVGLLDQLFREQRLTALIFLCTSKEADNLGRFLNEILRDLTRWHADKAVYEKEAFGAKRDLPGFAKNVDPEGVPVMFLEFEDFRRLLYKWHRLFSNALKSCLGSGEYMHIRNAISVLKAVVNHFPAVNWIGRDILNCVDHLSKNDERDDVKIPAASLIGDLNRREKKWMLPQAFYFVAAQPGSQVSADAAGKPGTPQSATTSLNASAPEFNPAGSSVSDGIAKQEQPSKAEVEDGEIEDAKMTDVGRGKDGEVKLIRTPSQAGSTTPSVVTGDTIQDAASGEQPPVRSRPHSRAPTSSRQPDIPKRPDIRQQVHPPVRPPPRHSDGRLPPRPEGLDDRRERHPDFGPRGRHGGPDHNRSFDGSLGDVRGRLNEHLNERDREFPMRPLADDLMRGQPRDSRVARENGWPMDRPGRMRGPGPSDSFHGRDPSVRGELMPDHMDRPVDIPRRGDQSRPEKDDRRPYPPRPLSPPRPADLPNRPERFPPPDDRRPTGFPPSSRIDDLPRGPRTDRQADPRDTAPGPDMTHGRLRQLEPPSEIPAGPRRRGGRNIPGQAPPMLSSSNATLPAPERQAPTGPARQNERRAPEQPSPPTQPAGSTSAPGVHPDRLRNLVNEPAAPAAAPSGPRGLGPQQPPRGPSAQSAQSGPPTQGFGGERGRGDKRFAGLNNMLQQSGGGGGDRGGNTPPVRGRGANRPPSNMEAPSPQPAHRPPMGPAGPQEDLFRNRPTSGRGGDLIDDIVPEGGRSGPTGNRRETEPTREKEPERRDGSSSGRNRRDGRRNDRERSRRSDAGAGGSRDEKGTGEPRETLRRVQSSREELRRRDRRDRPDGPSEMAGPTPSNSETQEGEGRLRPSSAMEAPPPPPPPPPPMPEGNERRFNSGDRGSRSDNRDRERERRGDRRDRDHQREGGSGSGGSGHRKRGRQGPDDGTDGGRGMRMGNDNKRPRRGA